The Chryseolinea soli nucleotide sequence ATCCAAGGCAAGAAATAAGCGCATCCACAAAAAAAAGCCGGCGTGGGTTTTCTATAACCACGCCGGCTTTTTTATATACGGACTATACGCCAATAGAATCGAGATATTAAATAATGTCCCACAACTCGTTCAACACCGGCAACGCCTGGTGTGCCGTCAGATCAAACTGGCACGGCACGACGGAGACATAGTTGTTGGCAATCGCCCATTCGTCGTTGTCTTCGCCTTTGTCGAAGTTCACAAAGTTGCCGGCCATCCAGAAGTAGCGGCGGCCGTTGGGGTCGTAGCGCTCGTCGAATTCCTCCACCCACTTGGCGTTGGCCTGGCGGCAGAGGCGGATGCCTTTGATGGCCTCGTTGCGCTTAGGGGGAAAGTTGACATTGAGGGCGATGCCTTTGGGCAACCCCTTATCGAGCACTTGCTTAGTTATTTTACGAATGTATTCTTCGGCATGCGAAAAGTCGGCATCGTGCGAAAAGTCGCAGAGCGAAAAGCCAATAGCAGGAGTTCCCTCAATGGCCCCTTCGATAGCAGCCGACATGGTACCCGAATAGAGTACGCTGATAGAAGTGTTGCTGCCATGATTCACGCCGCTCACCACCACGTCGGGTTGGCGTTGCCCTTTCAACACAAAGTGGCGGGCCATCTTCACACAATCGGCCGGTGTGCCGGAACACTCATAGGCCTTGACGCCCTCGAAGATAAAATTCTCTTCCAGCCGCAACGTCTCCCCCACTGTAATGGCGTGACCCATACCGGATTGAGGACCGTCGGGTGCCACCACGATCACGTCGCCGAGGGTCTTCATAACATTGATGAGGGTGAGGATGCCTTTGGACGTAATGCCGTCGTCGTTCGATACCAGGATCAGGGGCTTCATGGGTGAGGGTTGTGTGTTGTTGCCTGAAAAAAAATACCCGCTTACATCAGCGAGTTGTAATAGGCCACAATTCTAACAAAATCGGAGCGATCTTCATACCGCAGCTTGTTGGCTTTCATATATTTTTCGACCTCTTCCGATT carries:
- the surE gene encoding 5'/3'-nucleotidase SurE is translated as MKPLILVSNDDGITSKGILTLINVMKTLGDVIVVAPDGPQSGMGHAITVGETLRLEENFIFEGVKAYECSGTPADCVKMARHFVLKGQRQPDVVVSGVNHGSNTSISVLYSGTMSAAIEGAIEGTPAIGFSLCDFSHDADFSHAEEYIRKITKQVLDKGLPKGIALNVNFPPKRNEAIKGIRLCRQANAKWVEEFDERYDPNGRRYFWMAGNFVNFDKGEDNDEWAIANNYVSVVPCQFDLTAHQALPVLNELWDII